The following are encoded in a window of Roseimaritima ulvae genomic DNA:
- a CDS encoding outer membrane protein assembly factor BamB family protein, with the protein MIKHCFQTIVLTVVAVCCGASTADAADWPYWRGPAYDGTSPETGLPDDWDPKGGEDSQLLWKNEDLGGRCSPIVMNDRVYTILRSEPGTKREGEKVVCTDAKSGEILWENSFNVWLSDVPDTRVGWSSVVGDPETGNVYALGVCDYFMCLNGETGETIWSLPLHEQFGMLSTYGGRTNFPIIADDLVIISGIIINYGDRAKPNHRFIGFDKLTGQVVWFNGTRDLPDDTTYSAPSLVTIDGQKQLIVGAGDGAVWGLQPRTGKPLWHYDLSRRGLFATPLVVGNRVFASHSEENNSGTSMGAVVALEVSGTGDDTAAKELWKIEGLVVGRSAPVAIGDRLYVIDDRCKMYVIDIETGEFIQERVTLGDSRQWASMLAADGKLYVLTENGRWAIATPTEDGVEVVNKGRIRNEAFNASPIAANGRLYFPGQSALYCVGNADAKAAEAVASEDTEAPVEQHPEPTWVQVVPAEATVAPGETVQFEARLFNALGQPVSSDKEVEFKATGGGSFDGQTYTAAEDDQHRAVTITATVGDLQGQSRLRAIPPLPWSFDFDEADDAPETWIGARYRHVIRTVDGSPALVKITTIPKGARSRAFMGPSDLADYTISVDARGQRQDNKLPDIGITAQGYVLELQGENQQLQIYTWPTQLRMASTLDFPWQEDTWYRMKLKAETQQEGDATVALLYGKVWPKDQPEPKEWTITARDESPNLTGSPGLTGNAKSAELYLDNLQVTAND; encoded by the coding sequence ATGATTAAACACTGTTTTCAAACAATCGTTCTGACTGTGGTGGCTGTGTGCTGCGGAGCCTCGACGGCCGATGCGGCCGACTGGCCCTATTGGCGAGGCCCGGCGTACGACGGCACCAGCCCGGAAACGGGCCTGCCCGATGACTGGGATCCCAAGGGTGGCGAGGACAGCCAGTTGTTGTGGAAAAACGAGGACCTGGGCGGTCGCTGCTCACCGATCGTGATGAACGATCGCGTGTATACGATCCTCCGCAGCGAGCCGGGGACCAAACGCGAAGGCGAGAAGGTCGTCTGTACGGACGCCAAGAGCGGCGAAATCCTCTGGGAAAACAGCTTCAACGTGTGGCTGTCCGATGTGCCCGATACCCGCGTGGGCTGGTCCAGCGTGGTCGGCGACCCGGAAACCGGCAATGTCTACGCCCTGGGCGTGTGTGACTACTTCATGTGTCTCAACGGGGAAACCGGCGAGACGATCTGGAGTCTGCCGCTGCACGAACAGTTCGGCATGCTGAGCACCTACGGGGGCCGCACGAACTTTCCCATCATCGCCGACGATCTGGTGATCATCAGCGGAATCATTATTAACTACGGCGACCGAGCCAAACCCAATCATCGTTTCATCGGTTTCGACAAACTCACCGGGCAGGTGGTGTGGTTCAACGGCACCCGAGACCTGCCGGACGATACCACTTACTCCGCTCCCTCGTTGGTCACGATCGATGGTCAGAAGCAATTGATCGTCGGTGCCGGTGACGGCGCCGTGTGGGGGCTGCAGCCGCGGACCGGCAAGCCCCTGTGGCATTACGATCTGTCGCGACGCGGTTTGTTTGCCACGCCCCTGGTGGTCGGCAACCGGGTGTTCGCCAGCCACAGCGAAGAGAACAACAGCGGCACGTCGATGGGAGCCGTGGTGGCCTTGGAAGTTTCCGGGACGGGCGATGACACCGCCGCCAAAGAGCTTTGGAAGATCGAAGGCTTGGTCGTCGGCCGCAGTGCCCCGGTCGCCATCGGGGATCGGCTGTATGTGATCGATGACCGTTGCAAAATGTACGTGATCGATATCGAAACGGGCGAGTTCATTCAGGAACGTGTGACCCTGGGTGATAGCCGTCAGTGGGCCAGCATGCTGGCAGCGGATGGTAAACTATATGTATTGACCGAAAACGGACGCTGGGCGATCGCCACACCCACCGAAGACGGCGTGGAAGTGGTCAACAAGGGTCGTATCCGCAACGAAGCCTTCAACGCCTCGCCGATCGCCGCCAACGGACGACTCTACTTCCCCGGACAATCCGCTTTGTACTGCGTGGGCAATGCCGACGCGAAAGCCGCCGAGGCGGTGGCCAGCGAAGACACCGAAGCTCCGGTCGAGCAGCACCCCGAGCCGACGTGGGTTCAGGTCGTGCCGGCCGAAGCCACCGTGGCTCCGGGCGAAACCGTGCAGTTTGAAGCTCGCCTGTTTAACGCTCTCGGCCAGCCGGTCAGCAGCGACAAGGAAGTAGAATTTAAAGCCACTGGTGGTGGTTCGTTTGACGGCCAGACCTACACCGCGGCCGAGGACGACCAGCATCGCGCGGTCACGATCACCGCAACGGTCGGCGATCTGCAAGGCCAGTCGCGGCTGCGAGCCATTCCGCCGCTGCCCTGGAGTTTTGATTTTGACGAGGCCGACGACGCTCCGGAAACCTGGATCGGAGCTCGCTATCGGCATGTGATCCGCACCGTGGACGGTTCGCCCGCGTTGGTCAAGATCACCACCATCCCCAAGGGGGCTCGCAGCCGAGCCTTCATGGGTCCGAGCGATTTGGCGGACTACACGATTTCCGTCGACGCCCGCGGTCAACGCCAGGACAACAAACTGCCCGATATCGGGATCACGGCGCAAGGTTACGTGCTGGAGCTGCAGGGCGAAAACCAGCAGCTGCAGATCTACACCTGGCCCACCCAGTTGCGGATGGCTTCCACGCTGGACTTCCCCTGGCAGGAAGACACTTGGTATCGGATGAAATTGAAGGCCGAGACCCAACAGGAAGGCGACGCCACGGTGGCTCTGCTGTACGGCAAAGTTTGGCCCAAAGATCAGCCCGAACCCAAGGAATGGACGATCACCGCACGGGATGAATCGCCCAACCTGACCGGCAGCCCCGGCCTGACCGGCAACGCCAAATCGGCAGAATTGTACTTGGACAATTTGCAAGTCACTGCCAATGATTAG
- the panD gene encoding aspartate 1-decarboxylase: MLTKKLLSAKIHRLTVTGADVAYEGSFTLPPELMEAANIVSYESLHVWNVTRGTRLETYAIRGQTGSSDVCANGAAAHLIFPGDQVIVATYAFVADADVPEHQPRLIFVDQQNRITHTGPELPGPQRRPQSPVEHAPSAGQTSPAEQPSA, from the coding sequence ATGTTAACCAAGAAACTGCTCAGTGCCAAAATCCATCGACTCACCGTTACCGGTGCCGATGTTGCGTACGAAGGCAGTTTCACGCTTCCTCCGGAGTTAATGGAAGCGGCGAATATTGTTTCTTACGAGTCTCTGCATGTCTGGAACGTGACTCGGGGCACGCGTCTGGAAACCTACGCCATCCGAGGCCAAACCGGCTCCAGCGACGTTTGCGCCAACGGCGCCGCGGCACACCTGATCTTCCCCGGCGACCAGGTCATTGTGGCGACCTATGCCTTTGTGGCCGACGCCGATGTGCCAGAGCATCAGCCGCGTTTGATCTTCGTCGATCAGCAAAACCGGATCACGCACACCGGTCCGGAACTGCCCGGTCCGCAGCGACGGCCCCAGTCGCCGGTCGAACACGCCCCGTCGGCCGGACAAACTTCGCCGGCGGAACAGCCCTCGGCCTAA
- a CDS encoding NAD-dependent epimerase, which yields MTTYLVTGAAGFIGSSLSRLLLDKGIQVVGLDNLNDYYSVQLKQDRLARLQGREGFTFVKAELANRQEIEQVFADHRFDRVVHLAAQAGVRYSLTNPHAYTESNITGFLNILEGCRHSNVAHLTYASSSSVYGGNTEMPFSVHHNVDHPLSLYAASKKANELMAHTYSHLYGLPTTGLRFFTVYGPWGRPDMALFLFTKAILEGRPIDVFNRGEMQRDFTYIDDIVEGVFRTAEKIAEPDPQWSGARPDPSTSAAPYRIYNIGNHQPVQLNYFIDVIEKTLGKTAQRNLLPMQDGDVPATYADIDSLEAAVGFHPQTSIEYGIEQFIRWYREYYNA from the coding sequence ATGACGACCTATTTAGTGACCGGTGCGGCCGGGTTTATTGGCTCCAGCCTTTCCCGGTTGCTGCTGGACAAAGGCATTCAGGTCGTCGGCCTGGATAACCTGAATGACTACTACAGCGTGCAATTAAAGCAAGATCGTCTGGCACGCTTGCAAGGTCGCGAAGGATTTACATTCGTCAAAGCCGAACTGGCCAATCGCCAGGAGATCGAGCAGGTGTTTGCCGACCATCGCTTCGATCGCGTCGTGCACCTGGCCGCGCAAGCCGGCGTGCGATACTCCCTGACCAACCCGCACGCCTACACCGAATCCAACATCACGGGGTTCCTGAACATCCTCGAGGGCTGTCGGCACAGCAACGTGGCTCACCTGACGTACGCCAGCAGCAGCAGCGTCTACGGCGGCAATACGGAAATGCCGTTTTCGGTCCATCACAATGTCGACCACCCGCTGAGCCTGTACGCGGCCAGCAAAAAAGCCAACGAACTGATGGCCCACACGTACAGCCACCTGTACGGCTTGCCGACCACCGGCCTGCGGTTTTTCACCGTCTATGGCCCCTGGGGCCGCCCCGACATGGCCCTGTTCCTGTTCACCAAAGCGATTCTCGAAGGCCGTCCGATCGATGTCTTTAATCGCGGCGAAATGCAACGCGACTTCACCTATATCGATGACATCGTCGAAGGCGTGTTCCGCACCGCCGAAAAGATCGCCGAACCCGATCCGCAGTGGTCCGGCGCCCGCCCCGACCCCAGCACCAGCGCCGCTCCCTACCGGATCTACAACATCGGCAACCACCAACCGGTGCAGCTGAATTATTTCATCGATGTAATCGAAAAGACGCTCGGCAAGACCGCTCAACGCAACCTCCTGCCAATGCAAGACGGCGACGTGCCGGCCACCTATGCCGACATCGACAGCCTGGAAGCCGCCGTGGGCTTCCACCCCCAGACCAGCATCGAATACGGCATCGAGCAATTTATCCGCTGGTATCGCGAATATTACAACGCCTGA
- a CDS encoding response regulator, which translates to MTKTVVDCGNCGPDFNSIRQMLKASFDVKVVQTHGAEDTLEVLRTSEVALVTVNRKLDRDYTDGLEVIRVLKADPEVATVPVMLVTNYDEHQDGAVAEGAIRGFGKLSLTTPETHQRLKAVLG; encoded by the coding sequence ATGACCAAAACCGTTGTGGATTGCGGAAACTGCGGCCCCGACTTCAACTCCATTCGTCAAATGTTGAAGGCTTCCTTCGATGTCAAAGTCGTGCAGACACACGGCGCCGAAGACACCCTGGAAGTGCTGCGGACCAGTGAAGTCGCGTTGGTCACGGTCAATCGCAAGTTGGATCGGGACTACACCGACGGCCTGGAAGTGATCCGGGTCCTTAAGGCGGACCCCGAAGTGGCCACGGTGCCCGTGATGCTGGTCACCAACTATGACGAGCATCAGGATGGGGCGGTGGCCGAAGGCGCCATCCGCGGCTTCGGAAAACTCTCCCTGACCACTCCCGAAACCCATCAACGGCTCAAAGCCGTATTGGGCTAG
- the glmS gene encoding glutamine--fructose-6-phosphate transaminase (isomerizing) — translation MCGIVGYVGSSPAGTFLIDGLRRLEYRGYDSSGIAVISDNGVAVNRAVGRIDNLVDSLGSEPPQGGTGIGHTRWATHGPPTEANAHPHRGGNGEVTLVHNGVIENFQPLRDELIGKGYTFQSSTDSEVIAHLIAEALGQLEEDEAEPDNRYVAAVQQAISRLRGTYGLAVLFDDCPDMLIAARFGSPLVVGVGRGEHFVASDASPLAGHTDRIVYLADHQLAVLRAGSLTVLHRDSGKIRPDIQLLETETEQVTLDGFDHYMLKEIYEQPVAIRNAMRGRLDDQNATAIFGGLNLTPQQLRSVDRIILTGCGTSWHSALVGEYLLEEFARIPVEVEYASELRYRNPPIDPGTLVFGITQSGETADTLAALVETKRKGHRTLAINNVVGSSIAQAADGGVYLHAGPEIGVASTKAYTSQCCTLAMLALYFGRLRHLSYEAGQTYIKNLRLLPAAVEQSLSCDVQVRQIAEKYQSASTFLYLGRQYNFPTALEGALKLKEISYIHAEGYPAAEMKHGPIALVDTDTPSVFIVPRGTTYEKVIANMEEVKARGGPIIAVTCQANPAIDDLADDVIRVPAIPEYLQPIVSVVPLQLLAYHVALLRGCDVDKPRNLAKSVTVE, via the coding sequence ATGTGTGGCATTGTTGGATATGTGGGCTCCAGCCCCGCCGGGACGTTCCTGATCGATGGTCTTCGACGGCTGGAATACCGCGGTTATGACAGTTCCGGTATCGCCGTCATCAGCGACAACGGCGTGGCGGTTAACCGCGCCGTGGGACGGATCGACAACCTGGTCGACAGTTTAGGAAGCGAGCCCCCGCAAGGTGGCACCGGCATCGGGCACACTCGCTGGGCGACGCACGGCCCCCCCACCGAAGCCAACGCCCACCCGCACCGCGGCGGAAACGGCGAGGTGACGCTGGTTCACAACGGCGTCATCGAAAACTTCCAACCGCTCCGCGACGAACTGATTGGCAAGGGTTACACCTTTCAATCCTCCACCGACAGCGAAGTCATCGCCCATCTGATTGCCGAAGCCCTGGGCCAGCTGGAAGAGGACGAAGCGGAGCCGGACAATCGCTACGTGGCGGCCGTCCAACAAGCCATCAGCCGACTCCGTGGCACCTACGGCTTGGCCGTCCTGTTTGACGATTGCCCGGACATGCTGATCGCCGCCCGGTTTGGCAGCCCACTGGTCGTCGGCGTCGGCCGTGGCGAACACTTCGTCGCTTCGGACGCTTCACCGCTGGCCGGCCACACCGATCGAATCGTCTACCTGGCCGATCACCAATTGGCCGTCCTGCGAGCCGGTAGCCTGACCGTGCTGCACCGCGACTCCGGCAAAATCCGCCCCGATATCCAGCTGCTGGAAACCGAAACCGAACAGGTCACCCTGGATGGCTTCGATCACTACATGCTGAAGGAGATCTACGAGCAACCGGTGGCCATCCGCAACGCCATGCGGGGCCGACTGGACGACCAAAACGCCACCGCCATCTTCGGCGGCTTGAACCTCACCCCCCAACAACTGCGGAGCGTTGACCGCATCATCTTGACCGGTTGCGGGACCAGCTGGCACTCGGCCCTGGTAGGCGAATACCTGCTGGAAGAATTCGCCCGCATCCCGGTGGAAGTCGAATATGCCAGCGAGCTGCGATATCGCAACCCGCCGATCGACCCCGGCACGCTGGTGTTCGGGATCACCCAAAGTGGGGAAACGGCCGACACGCTGGCCGCCCTGGTCGAAACCAAACGCAAGGGCCATCGCACGTTGGCGATCAACAATGTCGTCGGCAGCTCGATCGCCCAGGCAGCCGACGGCGGGGTGTACCTGCACGCGGGTCCGGAAATCGGCGTCGCCAGCACCAAGGCCTATACCTCGCAGTGCTGCACGCTGGCCATGCTGGCACTGTATTTCGGTCGCCTGCGACACCTCAGCTACGAAGCCGGGCAGACGTACATCAAGAACCTGCGTCTGCTGCCGGCGGCCGTGGAGCAATCGCTCAGCTGTGACGTGCAGGTTCGACAAATCGCCGAAAAGTACCAATCCGCGTCGACGTTCCTGTACCTCGGCCGCCAATACAACTTCCCCACCGCTCTGGAGGGGGCTCTCAAGCTGAAAGAGATCAGCTACATCCACGCCGAAGGTTACCCGGCGGCGGAGATGAAACATGGTCCGATCGCGTTGGTCGACACGGACACCCCCAGCGTGTTCATCGTGCCCCGCGGCACGACGTACGAGAAAGTCATCGCCAATATGGAAGAGGTCAAGGCTCGCGGCGGCCCGATCATCGCGGTCACCTGCCAAGCCAACCCGGCGATCGACGATTTGGCCGACGATGTCATCCGGGTGCCGGCAATTCCCGAGTACCTGCAGCCCATCGTCAGCGTCGTCCCGCTGCAGTTGTTGGCCTACCACGTGGCGCTGTTGCGCGGTTGTGACGTCGACAAACCACGTAATTTGGCCAAAAGCGTGACCGTTGAGTAG
- the leuC gene encoding 3-isopropylmalate dehydratase large subunit encodes MSNSPQTMFEKIWDNHVVHAEPGKQAILYIDLHLVHEVTSPQAFEGLRINGRRVRRPERTIATPDHNVPTSDRSLPIADPIAKKQIETLRQNCQEFDVELFDIDDVRQGIVHVIGPENGYTQPGMTIVCGDSHTATHGAFGALAFGIGTSEVEHVLATQTLLQFKPKTYELRVDGELAPGVTAKDMILYLIGQIGTAGGTGYVLEYTGDCVRALSMEERMTVCNMSIEAGARAGMIAPDEVTFEYLRGRPQVPADFEAAVEQWKKLPSDPGAAYDLTKTFAGKDIQPQVTWGTNPGQVLSVTDKIPSPGDFSDATDQKTTADALEYMGLTAGTPLTDVSLNRVFIGSCTNARIEDLRAAAAVAKGHRVSDAVNAMVVPGSGQVKRQAEQEGLDRVFKEAGFDWREAGCSMCLAMNPDKLEPGERCASTSNRNFEGRQGKGGRTHLVSPAMAAAAAVSGHFVDIRDWKYQ; translated from the coding sequence ATGAGTAATTCGCCGCAAACGATGTTTGAAAAGATCTGGGATAACCACGTTGTCCATGCCGAACCCGGCAAACAGGCGATCCTATACATCGATTTGCACCTGGTCCACGAAGTCACCAGCCCGCAAGCTTTTGAAGGTCTGCGGATCAATGGTCGCCGCGTGCGTCGGCCCGAGCGGACGATCGCCACGCCCGACCACAACGTCCCCACCTCCGACCGCAGCCTGCCGATCGCCGACCCGATCGCCAAAAAGCAGATCGAAACGCTGCGACAAAATTGCCAGGAATTCGACGTCGAGCTATTCGATATCGACGACGTGCGGCAGGGCATCGTGCACGTCATCGGCCCCGAAAACGGATACACCCAGCCCGGCATGACAATCGTCTGCGGCGACAGCCACACCGCCACCCACGGGGCTTTCGGGGCCCTGGCCTTCGGCATCGGCACCAGCGAAGTCGAACACGTGCTGGCCACGCAAACGCTGTTGCAGTTCAAACCCAAAACCTACGAGCTCCGTGTCGACGGCGAATTGGCGCCCGGTGTGACGGCCAAGGATATGATCCTGTACCTGATCGGCCAGATCGGCACCGCCGGAGGCACCGGGTACGTGCTGGAATACACCGGCGACTGCGTCCGCGCCCTGTCGATGGAAGAACGCATGACGGTCTGCAACATGTCGATCGAAGCCGGCGCGCGGGCCGGGATGATCGCCCCGGACGAAGTCACCTTCGAATACCTCCGCGGCCGTCCTCAGGTCCCGGCGGATTTCGAGGCCGCCGTCGAGCAGTGGAAAAAGCTCCCCTCCGACCCCGGCGCCGCATACGACCTGACCAAAACCTTTGCCGGCAAAGACATCCAGCCGCAGGTCACCTGGGGCACCAACCCCGGACAAGTGCTCAGTGTCACCGACAAAATCCCCAGTCCCGGGGACTTCAGCGATGCCACGGACCAAAAAACCACGGCCGACGCCCTTGAGTACATGGGCCTGACCGCCGGCACGCCGCTGACCGACGTATCGCTCAACCGCGTCTTCATCGGCTCCTGCACCAACGCCCGCATCGAAGACCTTCGCGCCGCCGCGGCGGTCGCCAAAGGCCACCGCGTCAGCGACGCGGTCAACGCGATGGTTGTGCCCGGTAGCGGCCAGGTCAAACGGCAAGCCGAACAGGAAGGGCTCGATCGCGTGTTCAAAGAAGCCGGCTTTGATTGGCGGGAAGCCGGTTGCAGCATGTGCCTGGCGATGAACCCCGACAAACTGGAACCGGGCGAACGTTGCGCCAGCACCAGCAATCGCAACTTCGAAGGTCGGCAGGGCAAGGGTGGACGTACCCACTTGGTCAGCCCCGCCATGGCCGCCGCCGCCGCCGTCAGCGGACACTTCGTCGATATCCGCGACTGGAAATATCAGTAA
- a CDS encoding outer membrane protein assembly factor BamB family protein gives MVPAESPLGKPQAKPAARVAAAPEPKPEPKPEPKPEPKPEPKPEAVAEVKPEAKPEPEAKPEPEAKPGVVAEASTSSDDPQQVLNAGGDWPQWGGTRLRNNTPNVENLPTEWNVGKFDRRTGEWDSSKAENIKWLANLGSQTYGNPVVADGQVYVGTNNGAGYLPRYPNSVDLGCLLAFDESDGKFLWQHSSEKLITGRVHDWPLQGICSASLVEGERLWFVTSRGEVRCLDTQGFYDGEDDGPVKDEVARVADLANANEAYEPTVAGLDEGNVSDALRQLLEDSGHKLAEEVKVETTTAGKAWKLTGEVAGSERSLTLKVAGPRLSVFKTLSVADKHDADVIWVFDMMKEPLGVSQHNMASCSVTTYGDLLFVNTSNGLDETHINLPAPAAPSFICLDKNTGELLWTDDSPGRNILHGQWSSPSVAVLGGVPQVLFAGGDGWLRSFKADRGTDGKPELLWEFDCNPKESEWILGGEGTRNNLIATPTIYDGLVYIAVGQDPEHGEGEGHLWCIDPTKRGDVSPQLAMKVEGDKRSPLEHRRIQAVIPEDSEVAVDNPNSAVVWHYSVFDQNDDGEIDFEEEMHRSCGTVAIKDDVLYVADFSGIFHCLDAKGTKDGQPIVHFTYDMLAQSWGSPLIADGHVFIGDEDGEVAVFEFGKENKEPIAEIYMGSSVYSTVVAANDTLYISTKDKLFAISKQ, from the coding sequence ATGGTGCCCGCCGAATCTCCCCTGGGCAAACCGCAAGCCAAACCGGCTGCCCGCGTAGCGGCGGCCCCCGAGCCGAAACCCGAGCCGAAACCCGAGCCGAAACCGGAACCCAAGCCGGAGCCAAAACCCGAAGCCGTGGCCGAAGTCAAACCGGAAGCGAAACCCGAGCCGGAAGCGAAGCCTGAGCCAGAAGCGAAGCCCGGTGTCGTGGCCGAGGCTTCGACCAGCAGCGATGATCCCCAGCAGGTCCTCAATGCCGGTGGGGATTGGCCGCAGTGGGGCGGCACGCGACTGCGCAACAACACGCCCAACGTTGAGAATCTGCCCACCGAGTGGAACGTGGGCAAATTCGATCGTCGGACCGGCGAGTGGGACAGCAGCAAAGCTGAAAATATTAAATGGTTGGCCAACCTGGGCAGCCAAACCTACGGCAACCCCGTGGTCGCCGACGGGCAGGTTTACGTGGGCACCAATAATGGGGCTGGGTACCTGCCTCGCTATCCCAACAGCGTCGACCTTGGATGCCTGTTGGCGTTTGACGAAAGCGACGGCAAGTTCCTGTGGCAGCACAGCAGCGAAAAATTGATCACCGGCCGCGTCCACGACTGGCCGCTGCAGGGTATCTGTAGCGCTTCGTTGGTCGAAGGCGAGCGGCTGTGGTTCGTGACCAGCCGCGGCGAAGTTCGCTGCCTGGACACCCAGGGCTTTTACGATGGCGAAGATGACGGCCCGGTGAAAGACGAAGTCGCTCGCGTGGCCGATCTGGCAAACGCCAATGAAGCTTACGAGCCGACCGTGGCCGGCCTGGACGAAGGCAATGTCTCCGACGCTCTGCGTCAACTGCTCGAAGACAGCGGCCACAAGCTGGCTGAGGAAGTCAAAGTCGAAACCACCACCGCTGGCAAAGCTTGGAAATTGACCGGTGAAGTCGCCGGCAGCGAGCGTTCACTGACGCTGAAAGTTGCCGGACCGCGACTGTCGGTGTTCAAAACCCTGTCGGTCGCCGACAAGCACGACGCCGACGTGATCTGGGTGTTTGACATGATGAAAGAGCCGCTGGGTGTGAGCCAACACAATATGGCCTCCTGCTCGGTGACCACTTACGGCGACCTCCTGTTCGTTAACACCAGCAACGGTTTGGATGAAACCCACATCAACCTGCCCGCCCCGGCCGCTCCCAGCTTTATCTGCTTGGACAAAAACACCGGCGAGCTGCTGTGGACGGACGATTCGCCCGGCCGCAACATCCTGCACGGACAATGGTCCAGCCCTTCGGTCGCCGTCCTGGGCGGCGTCCCTCAAGTTCTGTTCGCCGGGGGCGATGGTTGGTTGCGAAGCTTCAAAGCCGATCGCGGGACTGATGGCAAGCCGGAATTGCTGTGGGAGTTTGACTGCAATCCCAAAGAGTCCGAATGGATCTTGGGTGGTGAAGGCACGCGTAATAACCTGATCGCCACCCCGACCATCTACGACGGCTTGGTCTACATCGCCGTCGGCCAAGACCCCGAGCACGGTGAGGGTGAAGGCCACCTGTGGTGCATCGACCCGACCAAACGGGGTGACGTCAGCCCGCAGCTGGCGATGAAGGTCGAAGGCGACAAACGCTCGCCGCTGGAGCACCGACGGATTCAGGCCGTGATCCCTGAAGACAGCGAAGTGGCTGTCGACAATCCCAACTCTGCTGTGGTCTGGCACTACAGCGTGTTCGACCAGAACGATGACGGTGAAATCGACTTCGAGGAAGAAATGCACCGCAGCTGCGGTACCGTGGCCATCAAAGATGACGTCCTCTACGTGGCGGACTTCTCTGGCATTTTCCACTGCTTGGACGCCAAAGGCACCAAGGACGGCCAACCGATCGTGCATTTCACCTACGATATGCTGGCCCAAAGCTGGGGTAGCCCCCTGATCGCTGACGGACATGTGTTCATCGGGGACGAAGACGGTGAAGTGGCGGTTTTCGAGTTTGGCAAGGAAAACAAAGAACCCATCGCGGAAATCTACATGGGTAGCAGCGTGTACAGCACCGTGGTGGCCGCCAACGATACGCTGTACATCAGCACCAAGGACAAACTGTTTGCTATCAGCAAGCAGTAA
- a CDS encoding cupin domain-containing protein, giving the protein MDQHPTAQLVDLRSLPAVDCPCGEARRAFYDRGDFPATVHLTSIHTDARVHYHRRQTEVYVVLRCQSDAAIELDGQRMPLREGSAVLIPPGVRHRAIGEMEVIIFCTPKFDPADEFFDVPSPRTTPNSL; this is encoded by the coding sequence ATGGACCAGCATCCCACCGCTCAGCTGGTCGACCTCCGCAGCCTGCCTGCAGTTGATTGTCCCTGTGGGGAAGCGCGGCGGGCGTTTTACGACCGTGGCGATTTCCCCGCAACCGTTCATCTCACCTCCATCCATACAGACGCCCGGGTTCACTATCACCGCCGCCAGACCGAGGTTTACGTGGTTCTCCGCTGCCAGAGCGATGCGGCCATCGAATTGGATGGTCAGCGAATGCCTCTGCGGGAGGGTTCGGCGGTGCTGATTCCACCGGGCGTCCGTCATCGGGCCATCGGTGAAATGGAAGTGATCATATTTTGTACACCTAAGTTTGATCCCGCGGACGAATTTTTCGACGTACCCTCTCCCCGGACGACTCCTAACTCCCTCTGA